The Schaalia dentiphila ATCC 17982 sequence GATGTCGAGCAGCTGCTCACCCCCGAGGTTCCCGACGTCACATACGAGGACATCGGTGGTCTCGACGATCAGATTGCGCAGGTGCGTGACTCGATCGAGATGCCGTTTAACCATCCTGAGCTGTACCGCCAGTTTGGCCTGCGCCCGCCCAAGGGCATTCTCTTGTATGGGCCTCCCGGGTCGGGCAAGACTCTGATCGCGAAGGCCGTTGCCAACTCGCTGTCGAAGCGTGGGGGTGCGTCGACCTTCTTCCTGTCGATCAAGGGCCCCGAACTGCTGAACAAGTTCGTCGGCGAAACCGAGCGCCAGATTCGCGCCATTTTCGCTCGCGCACGGACCCTCGCAGCCGGCGACACCCCAGTCGTCATCTTCTTCGATGAGATGGAGGCCCTGTTCCGCACGCGTGGCACGGGCGTGTCCTCAGACGTCGAAACGATGATTGTCCCGCAGCTCCTCGCCGAGATGGACGGCGTCGAATCCCTCGACAACGTCGTGATCATCGGCGCTTCCAACCGCGCCGACATGATCGACCCGGCGGTGTTGCGCCCGGGGCGCCTCGACGTGCGCATCCGCGTGGATCGTCCGGACCGCGCGGGTGCCCTCGATATCTTCTCGAAGTATCTGACGCCTCAGGTGCCGATCCATGCTTTGGAAATTGAGCGTTTCGGCGGCATCAACGAGGCTGTGGCGGGCATGAGCGAACGCGGCGTCGACGCGCTCTACGCGCGCAATGAGACGACGGCTCTCTTCCTCGCAACCCTGGTGAATGGCGACCACAAGCGCATCTACCTGTCCGACCTCGTGTCTGGCGCTCTCATTGCCGGCATCGTCGAACGCGCAAAGAAGTACGCGATTAAGGACGCGCTGACGGGCGCATCTTCCGGCCTGAGCATGGATCATCTGCTGCGCGGGGTGCACGAGGAGATGAACGAGTCGCTCGAACTCGCTGCCACCTCCTCGCCGGAAGACTGGGCTCGTACCAGCGGGCTGGCCCCTGAAATCGTCAGCGTGAAGCCGATTGGAACGGTGAAATGAGCAGCGAACGCATTATTGGAACCGAGACCGAGTACGGCGTTTACCGTCCCGGCGACGCGTGGGCAAACCCGATTGCTCTGTCGACGACGGTCGTGACCACGTACGGCGAGATCAGCCGCGAGGGAACTCCGGCCCAGGGCGCGGGCGTCGTCCGCTGGGACTACACGGGGGAGGACCCGCTCAACGACCTGCGCGGCATGCGCATGTCCCGTGCTGCGGCAGACCCGTCTTTGCTCACTGACGATCCGTACCACCTCGCACCGTCCGGTGGTTCGGAGCGCGTCGCGCGGCCGACCCCCGAAGAACTCGCCCTCCCTGCGGCGACGACCGCCGTCCTCACGAATGGCGCACGCCTGTACGTCGATCACGCGCACCCCGAGTACTCCGCGCCCGAAACGATCGGTGCGCGCGATGCGCTCCTGTGGGACCGCGCCGGCGAGGTGATCGCCCAGCGCGTCATGGCACGCCTGGAAGAACTCGGCGAAGAACCTATCGTCCTCGTTAAGAACAACACCGACGGCAAGGGTGCTGCCTACGGTACCCACGAGAACTACCAGATGCCCCGCATCACCGACCTCGATGCGATCGTGCGAGGACTCACGCCCTTCATGGTGACCCGCCCGGTCATCTGCGGTGCCGGCCGCGTGGGACGCGGACAAAAGAGCGAGGTCCCGGGCTTCCAGATGTCCCAGCGCGCCGACTTTGTGGAGAACGAAGTCGGACTGGAGACCACTTTCAACCGCCCAATCATCAACACACGAGACGAGCCGCATGCGAATCCGGCTCAGTTCCGCCGACTCCACGTCATCGGCGGCGACGGCAACATGTTCGACGTCTCGGCCTTCCTGCGTTTCGGCACCACCTCGCTCGTCCTGTGGGCAATCGAGCAGGGCACGGACCTGCGCTGGGATTCGATCGTCATGGACGATCCCGTGCAGGAGACCTGGAACGTGTCGCACCATCCCGACCTCGACTACAAGGTGACGACCGCGGGCGGCGCCTACACGGCGGCAGAGCTCCAGCAGGTCTACTTGGATCTGGTTCTCGACACTTTTGAAGAAACGGGCACGACACCCACGCAGGCCGACCAGGAGATCCTCACGCTGTGGCAGTCGGTGCTTGATCGCATGCGCGCCGATCTCTTCTCGGTGGCCACCGAGGTCGAATGGGTGGGCAAGTACCAGCTCGTGAAGAGACAGAAGGAACGCGCCGGGGTCGAATGGAATGATCCGCGACTGGCTGCCATCGACCTGCAGTGGGCGGACCTGCGTCCCAGCCACGGCCTCGTCTATCGACTCGCGAAGGCTGGCATGGTCACGCGCCTTGTGTCCGATGAGGAGGTCGAGCGCGCCGCGGACGTGGCGCCCACGAACACTCGCGCTCACGTGCGCGGATGGGCGGTGGCCAATCGACCCGACCTCGTGAAGGCCTCATGGTCCTCACTCGTCCTCGACCCGGGCGAGGGGGACCTCGTCCGATTCCCGATCGCCGACGCGCGCGATACATCCACTCGATAAAGAACGACAGAAAGCAGAACCAATAATGTCGAATCAGATTTTCGCAGGCGGCCCGACCCCTGAAGATGACGCTCTCGAGGCGGCAGGCCAGGTTCAGGCGCGCACCTCGTCGATCGACTCCCTCCTCGACGAGATTGACTCCGTTCTTGAAACCAACGCTGAGGCGTTCGTCCAGGGCTTCGTCCAGAAGGGCGGCCAGTGACGTGAGGCGTCGAGTTTTCGGCATCGAAACGGAGTACGGGCTCACGGCCGCGTCCCCGAGCGGGGGCGCCCCCATGGATGCCGAGCACGCCGCTCGCCAGCTGTTCGAGCCACTCCTGCATCAGGGGCGCTCCTCGAACCTGTTTCTGCGTAACGGCGGGCGTCTCTACCTCGACGTGGGCGCTCATCCCGAGTACGCGACTGCTGAGTGCGATCGTCTTGAGGATTTGCTCGAGCAGGATCGCGCCGGCGCCTCCATGCTTGCGGATTTGGCAGTTCAGGCAGACGCGGCCCTCTCCGAGCTCGGCTCAGACCTGCGCTTGCACCTGTTCCGAAACAACCTTGACTCGCAGGGCAACTCCTACGGCTGCCACGAAAACTATCTTCTCCATCGGCGCCGCGATTTCCGTCAGGTCGCGGATGCTCTCGTCGCATTCTTCGTGACGCGCCAGATTCTCGTCGGTAACGGGTGGATCAACACCGCTGCGGCGACGCCGCGTCTGCAGTTCTCCCAGCGTGCCGATCAGATGTGGGACGCCGTGTCGTCGGCGACCACGCGCTCGCGTCCGATCATTAACACGCGCGATGAGGCCTTGGCTGATTCTGGCGCATATCGACGCATGCACGTCATCGTCGGCGACACGAACGTCGCCGAGCCGACGACTGCCTTGAAGGTCGGTATGACGGAGCTCCTCATCCATGCGATCGAGGACGGTCTGCAGATCCAAGACCTGGCGCTCGCTGATCCGATGCGTGCAATCCGCGAGGTCAACTCCGACCTGTCCGGCTCGGCCCCCCTTGAGCTGGCCAACGGACGCACGACGAGCGCCGTCGCGCTGCAACGAGAGATCCATGAACGTGTGCTTGCCCGTATCCCAGTCGCGGAGCTGGATCCTATGCGCGCCTACGTCGTCGACCTGTGGGGCAGGGGCATCGATGCCATCGCCAGCGGTGACTGGAGCAACATCGACACCGAGCTGGACATCGCGATCAAGCACAAGCTTCTCACGTCGTACTGCGCACGCAGTGGGGCGAGCCTCACTGATCCGCGCGTGGCTCGGCTTGAGCTGTCTTACTCCGACATCACCGCTGATGGCCTGTGGGAGCGAATGGAACGCGCGGGACTCATGCGACGCCTCACGACCGTCGAGGGTGTCCATCGCGCGCAGACGATCGCGCCTGCGACGACCCGCGCTCACCTGCGCGGACGTATCATCGCAGCCGCCGAAGATGCCCGCGCCGACCTGAGCGTCGACTGGGTGCACGTGCGTCTCGATGAATCGTCGACGATTCCGTTGTCCTTGCAGGATCCGTTAGCCACAACCGACCCGCGTGTTGACGCGCTCATCGCGCAGATCGACTCTCAGTCTCCTACGATTCCCGCATGAGCCCCGAGTCGTCGTCACCTGATGCCCGCGCCGTCAGCCGTGCACGCGGATCCTCGCAGCGCGCGGCTGCGCGTGCACAGCGCTCCCGGGGCATCTCCCGCGCATCTCTCTTCCTGCGCGTTGTTCTCACGGTGGTTCTCATCGCTGCGGGAGGTGGACTCGCCTGGTGGGCGTTCCACCCCCGCCCCGCCGCAGACGAAGCGAGCGCGCCCGAATCCGCTACCCAGTCGACAACCCTGGCTCTGTTCGACCGCGTGACCGTGTCCGGGCGCGTCGGCGCGACACCGACGATCGAGATCAAGGCCCCGCTGGAGATCGACGGTTTCAAAGCACGCGTGCTCGAGGAAGGCAGCGGTCGTGAGATCACTGAAGGCTCACCCGTCCTCGTCTCTGTCACCGCTTTCGATGGAACTAGCGGACGCATGCTCTCCGAGTCCGGCCGCCCCCAGATGAGCCTCGGCATCGTCGGCTCCGGCCAGATCAATGACGACCTGTCACGTCTGGTCACCGGCAGGCGCGAGGGCACGCGTCTTCTCGCATTCCGTTCCATCACGATGGGTGACGGATCGCCGAATACCATCGAAGTCGACGTCGTCGATATCCTGCCTTCGATCGCAACCGGTACCTCGGTCGACGCGAGCGTCGGTCCGATGAGCGTTGAGATGAGCCCGGAGGGGCCGATCATCAGCCACAGTGATACGCTGCCCGGCGGCGTCACGACCCAGACCCTTATCAAGGGTGATGGGGTGCAGGTCCACGAAGGCGACCGGGTCGTCGCGCAGTTCACGGTTCTCGGCTGGACCGACGGTACCGTGCGCGTGTCCACGTGGGAGACCGGCGTCCCCGAGGTCATCAACTTGGGAACGGCGATGAAGGGGCTCGCAACGGCCCTCGTTGACCAGAAAGTGGGGTCACGACTGGCCATCACAATCCCTCCGGACCTGGCTGCCGGTGACGACACTCTGTGCGTCGTCATCGATATCCTCGGTACAGAGCCTGGTACTGCGACGAATGGGGACCAAGCACCTCAGTCGTGACCGTTCAGCTCGTGAGAGCCGTTTCGCACAAGGCTTGTCGCTTGTGGGACACTGGGAGGCATGCTGAGATGGATGACCGCCGGTGAATCGCACGGACCCGCACTGCTCGCAACGATCGAGGGACTGCCCTCCGGGTTGCATGTGACGACGGAGGACCTGCGCCGTGGCCTCGCGCGTCGTCGCCTCGGTTACGGCCGTGGCGCTCGGCAGAAGTTCGAGGCCGACGAGGTATCGATCCTGGCCGGCGTGCGGCACGGCGTGACAACCGGCGCCCCGGTGGCTATTCGCATTGGCAACTCTGAATGGCCCAAGTGGGAGACGGTGATGAGTGCCGATCCGGTCGATCCGTCGGAGCTTCTCATCGACGCGGGAACGGGAGACGAACGCGAGATCGCTCGTAACCGTCCGCTGACAAGGCCCCGGCCCGGTCACGCGGACCTGCCCGGAATGCTGTCCTACGACCTGTCCGAGGCTCGCCCCGTCCTTGAGCGCGCGAGCGCCCGCGAGACTGCCGCCCGCGTTGCGCTCGGTGTGCTCGCCGAAGCCCTCCTCGAGCAGGTCGCCGGCGTTCGTCTCGTGTCCCACGTCGTCTCCGTTGGGGCCCAGCACGCCACGGCCTCGTTGACGCCTACTCCCGCGGACGAGGCGGCGCTGTGCGAGGCTTCGATGCGCACACTCGATCCGGAGGATAACGCCCGCTTCGAGGCAGCCGTCGATGCTGCCAAGCAGGCGGGCGACACGATCGGCGGCGTCGCCGAAGTGATCGCATACGACGTTCCAGTCGGCTTGGGGACACACGTGACCGCGCGCGAGCGCCTCGATGCGCGCTTGGCCGCCGCACTCATGTCGATCCAATCCGTCAAGGGCGTTGAGATCGGAGACGGTTTCACGCAGGCCGCGCTGCTCGGTTCCGCGGCCCACGACGAAATCGTGCGGGGCGAGGATGGTCACCTGGCGCGCGCCTCCAACCATGCCGGAGGCATCGAAGGAGGTACGTCCAATGGCGCGCCGATCGTCGCACGCGCTGCTTTCAAGCCGATCTCGACCGTTCCGCACGCCTTGCGCAGCGTCGACCTTGCGACGGGTGAGGAAGCGGTGGGCTTGCACCAGCGCTCCGACACCTGCCAGGTGGTGCCCGGCGCAGTCATCGCCGAGGCGGAGGTGGCTCTCGTGCTCGCGGATGCTCTGTCGGATCACGCTGGCGGCCGATCGGTTGGCGAGATGCGCAGGAACCTCGAGGCGTACCTCGCGGTGGTGGGCGAGCGCGCATGAGTGCTCAGTGCCCCGTCGTCCTCGTGGGTCTGCCAGGTGCGGGCAAGTCCAAGGTTGGGCGCCTGCTCGCCGAGCGGTTGTGCGTTGACCACATCGATACAGACGCCCTCGTCGTTGAGCGCGAAGGCCGTCCGATCGCTGACATCTTCGCCACCGACGGAGAAGCGGCTTTTCGTGTGATGGAGACCGAAGCGGTCGCCGATGCGCTCACGCACGATGCCGTCGTGTCCCTGGGCGGGGGAGCGGCAGCGACTCCCGCCGTTCGGGAGCTCCTATCCGGGCACACGGTCGTCTACATCGATGCTCCCCACGAGGAGCTCGTTCGTCGCACCGCCTCGAAGACGCATCGGCCGCTGCTGGCCGACGACCCGTCCGGCACGCTCGCGCGCCTGCGCACCGAGCGCGAGCCTCACTACCGATCCGTCGCCACCATCGTCGTCGAGTCAGGGTCTGGTCCCGTCGACGACGTCGTCACCGCCATCGCCCAGCAGTTGGAGCACGCATGAGCACGATTATCCGCGTCACCGGAGAACACCCCTCGACTATTACAGTTGGACACGGACTCGGCTTCAAGCCGATCTACGATGCCCTCGACGAGGCCGCGACGAAGGCGCTCATTATTCACGCGCATCCTCTCGCTAGCCGAGCGGAGGCCCTAGCGCAGTACCTGCGTGAACAGGGGATCGAGGCCTCAACTGCCGACCACCCCAATGCCGAGGCCGGCAAGTCAATTGAGGTTGTTGCGTCCCTGTGGGACGAGTGCGGTCGTCTCCAGCTCGGACGTAAAGACGCGATCGTCGCCATGGGCGGGGGAGCGACCACCGACATGGCTGGTTTCGTCGCCGCAACGTGGCTGCGCGGTATCACCCTCATCAACGTTCCGACGACGCTCCTCGCTATGGTTGACGCGGCCGTTGGCGGTAAGACAGGAATCAACACGTCCGTCGGGAAGAACCTCGTCGGTTCGTTCTATCCGGCAACCTCCGTGGTTGCCGATATGGATCTCCTCGAGAGCCTTCCTACACCCGATCTGGCGGCCGGTGCCGCCGAGGTCATTAAGTGCGGCTTCATCGCCGACCCGGAGATTTTGCGCATCGTCGAGGAGACGGAACCAAACGAGCTTCTGCGATCGTACAGCCCGCAGCTTGCTGAGATCACCACCCGCGCGATCGCAGTCAAGGCCCGCGTTGTTTCTGCCGACCTGACGGAGGGCGGCCTGCGCGAAATCCTCAACTACGGACACACCCTCGCGCACGCCATCGAGCGCGCGAACGACTACACCTGGCGCCACGGCAATGCCGTTGCTATCGGTTGCTGCTTCGCGGCACGCCTGGCCCAAGCCCGGGGGCTGCTCAGCGCTGACGATGTTTCTCGCCACGACCAGCTTTTCTCACGCGTCGGGCTGCCGACTCGCTACGAGGGAAGCACTCTCGACGAGCTCACCCACATCATGCTCTCCGATAAGAAGGTACGACGCGGCATCCTGCGTTTCGTCCTCCTGGACGGCATCGCAAATCCCGGGACGGTCTCCGTCGATCCGCAGGAGCTGCGGGCCCCCGCGTCTCAGATCGGCATTCGCGCATGAGCCTCATCGTGTTGATCGGAGTGACTGGCTCCGGCAAAACCACCGTTGGACGTGAGCTCTCCCGCCGTCACGAACTGCCGCTCTACGAGGTCGACGCCGCCGTCGAGGAACGCCTCGGCGCACCTATGCGCACCCTCGTGGTCGGACGCGATCCGCGCCTGGCCACCACAGCACGCGTAGAAGCCGAGCGGCTCCTTGGTCTCGACGAGGGCATTGTCACGCTCGGTGCCTCTCAGCCGCTCGACCCAGCTACTGCCTCGTCGATCGAGCGGACGCGTGCAAACGGCGCGTTCGTCATCGAGCTCAGCGCCGATCTTTCCGCGGTATCACGCCGAGAAGGCCTCGGCGCTCCGCGCTCGGTCGGCCTGGGTGCGCCCCGCGCCGTGCTGACCCAGCTCATGAAACAAGCGCGCGAGGCATACGCCTCCGTGGCCGACACAACAGTGGATACGAGTGACCGCACCCCGCAAGAAGTCGCGGATTTGGTCGCACGCGCGTGTAAACTGACCCCTGATTACTGATTCCTTCTCAAGTGAGGTACCCCTGTGGCAACGACCAATGATCTGAAGAACGGCCTGGTTATGGTGATCGACGGCCAGCTCTGGCAGGTTGTCGAATTCCAGCACGTGAAGCCCGGCAAGGGCCCGGCCTTCGTGCGCACCAAGATCAAGAACGTCCTGTCCGGCAAGACCGTCGACAAGACCTTCAACGCGGGCCTGAAGATCGAGA is a genomic window containing:
- the arc gene encoding proteasome ATPase produces the protein MSEVEERQALERRLISLEEKNGRLTTALTTARTELIRLQGELADVSRPPQTLATFVRAFPASRQIEVVMGGKRMRVAVTPKLDVTDLSYGQWVRLDDTMIAVAADDFPRSGQVVSVLELVGRDRVLVATEGGAENLLELAGPLRHGNLRPGDSLVVDARSGIAFERIVREDVEQLLTPEVPDVTYEDIGGLDDQIAQVRDSIEMPFNHPELYRQFGLRPPKGILLYGPPGSGKTLIAKAVANSLSKRGGASTFFLSIKGPELLNKFVGETERQIRAIFARARTLAAGDTPVVIFFDEMEALFRTRGTGVSSDVETMIVPQLLAEMDGVESLDNVVIIGASNRADMIDPAVLRPGRLDVRIRVDRPDRAGALDIFSKYLTPQVPIHALEIERFGGINEAVAGMSERGVDALYARNETTALFLATLVNGDHKRIYLSDLVSGALIAGIVERAKKYAIKDALTGASSGLSMDHLLRGVHEEMNESLELAATSSPEDWARTSGLAPEIVSVKPIGTVK
- the dop gene encoding depupylase/deamidase Dop, with protein sequence MSSERIIGTETEYGVYRPGDAWANPIALSTTVVTTYGEISREGTPAQGAGVVRWDYTGEDPLNDLRGMRMSRAAADPSLLTDDPYHLAPSGGSERVARPTPEELALPAATTAVLTNGARLYVDHAHPEYSAPETIGARDALLWDRAGEVIAQRVMARLEELGEEPIVLVKNNTDGKGAAYGTHENYQMPRITDLDAIVRGLTPFMVTRPVICGAGRVGRGQKSEVPGFQMSQRADFVENEVGLETTFNRPIINTRDEPHANPAQFRRLHVIGGDGNMFDVSAFLRFGTTSLVLWAIEQGTDLRWDSIVMDDPVQETWNVSHHPDLDYKVTTAGGAYTAAELQQVYLDLVLDTFEETGTTPTQADQEILTLWQSVLDRMRADLFSVATEVEWVGKYQLVKRQKERAGVEWNDPRLAAIDLQWADLRPSHGLVYRLAKAGMVTRLVSDEEVERAADVAPTNTRAHVRGWAVANRPDLVKASWSSLVLDPGEGDLVRFPIADARDTSTR
- a CDS encoding ubiquitin-like protein Pup → MSNQIFAGGPTPEDDALEAAGQVQARTSSIDSLLDEIDSVLETNAEAFVQGFVQKGGQ
- the pafA gene encoding Pup--protein ligase, translated to MRRRVFGIETEYGLTAASPSGGAPMDAEHAARQLFEPLLHQGRSSNLFLRNGGRLYLDVGAHPEYATAECDRLEDLLEQDRAGASMLADLAVQADAALSELGSDLRLHLFRNNLDSQGNSYGCHENYLLHRRRDFRQVADALVAFFVTRQILVGNGWINTAAATPRLQFSQRADQMWDAVSSATTRSRPIINTRDEALADSGAYRRMHVIVGDTNVAEPTTALKVGMTELLIHAIEDGLQIQDLALADPMRAIREVNSDLSGSAPLELANGRTTSAVALQREIHERVLARIPVAELDPMRAYVVDLWGRGIDAIASGDWSNIDTELDIAIKHKLLTSYCARSGASLTDPRVARLELSYSDITADGLWERMERAGLMRRLTTVEGVHRAQTIAPATTRAHLRGRIIAAAEDARADLSVDWVHVRLDESSTIPLSLQDPLATTDPRVDALIAQIDSQSPTIPA
- a CDS encoding FKBP-type peptidyl-prolyl cis-trans isomerase; translation: MSPESSSPDARAVSRARGSSQRAAARAQRSRGISRASLFLRVVLTVVLIAAGGGLAWWAFHPRPAADEASAPESATQSTTLALFDRVTVSGRVGATPTIEIKAPLEIDGFKARVLEEGSGREITEGSPVLVSVTAFDGTSGRMLSESGRPQMSLGIVGSGQINDDLSRLVTGRREGTRLLAFRSITMGDGSPNTIEVDVVDILPSIATGTSVDASVGPMSVEMSPEGPIISHSDTLPGGVTTQTLIKGDGVQVHEGDRVVAQFTVLGWTDGTVRVSTWETGVPEVINLGTAMKGLATALVDQKVGSRLAITIPPDLAAGDDTLCVVIDILGTEPGTATNGDQAPQS
- the aroC gene encoding chorismate synthase — encoded protein: MLRWMTAGESHGPALLATIEGLPSGLHVTTEDLRRGLARRRLGYGRGARQKFEADEVSILAGVRHGVTTGAPVAIRIGNSEWPKWETVMSADPVDPSELLIDAGTGDEREIARNRPLTRPRPGHADLPGMLSYDLSEARPVLERASARETAARVALGVLAEALLEQVAGVRLVSHVVSVGAQHATASLTPTPADEAALCEASMRTLDPEDNARFEAAVDAAKQAGDTIGGVAEVIAYDVPVGLGTHVTARERLDARLAAALMSIQSVKGVEIGDGFTQAALLGSAAHDEIVRGEDGHLARASNHAGGIEGGTSNGAPIVARAAFKPISTVPHALRSVDLATGEEAVGLHQRSDTCQVVPGAVIAEAEVALVLADALSDHAGGRSVGEMRRNLEAYLAVVGERA
- a CDS encoding shikimate kinase; the protein is MSAQCPVVLVGLPGAGKSKVGRLLAERLCVDHIDTDALVVEREGRPIADIFATDGEAAFRVMETEAVADALTHDAVVSLGGGAAATPAVRELLSGHTVVYIDAPHEELVRRTASKTHRPLLADDPSGTLARLRTEREPHYRSVATIVVESGSGPVDDVVTAIAQQLEHA
- the aroB gene encoding 3-dehydroquinate synthase, whose amino-acid sequence is MSTIIRVTGEHPSTITVGHGLGFKPIYDALDEAATKALIIHAHPLASRAEALAQYLREQGIEASTADHPNAEAGKSIEVVASLWDECGRLQLGRKDAIVAMGGGATTDMAGFVAATWLRGITLINVPTTLLAMVDAAVGGKTGINTSVGKNLVGSFYPATSVVADMDLLESLPTPDLAAGAAEVIKCGFIADPEILRIVEETEPNELLRSYSPQLAEITTRAIAVKARVVSADLTEGGLREILNYGHTLAHAIERANDYTWRHGNAVAIGCCFAARLAQARGLLSADDVSRHDQLFSRVGLPTRYEGSTLDELTHIMLSDKKVRRGILRFVLLDGIANPGTVSVDPQELRAPASQIGIRA
- a CDS encoding shikimate kinase — protein: MSLIVLIGVTGSGKTTVGRELSRRHELPLYEVDAAVEERLGAPMRTLVVGRDPRLATTARVEAERLLGLDEGIVTLGASQPLDPATASSIERTRANGAFVIELSADLSAVSRREGLGAPRSVGLGAPRAVLTQLMKQAREAYASVADTTVDTSDRTPQEVADLVARACKLTPDY